Part of the Rhizobium tropici CIAT 899 genome, CGATTGCCAAAGCTGTCGTTTATAATCGTGTTCCCCGCGTCACGGCCGATTTCTGGCTTATTAAGCTGATGGCCGTTACGATGGGTGAAACGGCGGCCGACTATCTCAACGTGCAAATGGGTCTAGGGCTCACGGCGACATCGCTGGTTATGTCCGCTATTCTGGCCGTCGCGTTGGTATGGCAGTTTGCGCAGAAGAAATATGTTCCCGCCGCCTACTGGCTTTCCGTGGTGCTGATCAGCATCGTTGGCACGTTGATCACCGACAACCTAGTCGACAATTTCCATGTGCCCCTGCTGGCTACGACGATAGCGTTCTCGGTCGCCCTCGCGCTTACGTTCTTGCTGTGGTTTCAAACAGAGCGGACGCTTTCGATTCACTCGATATTTACCGGGCGGCGTGAGGCCTTTTATTGGCTTGCTATCCTGTTCACCTTCGCGCTCGGCACGGCGGCGGGCGATCTGGTGGCGGAGAAATTCGCGCTCGGATACCTGGCTACCGGCATCTTGTTTGGGATGATCATCGCCTCGCTCGCAATCGGCTACTTCTTCCTCGGTCTCGATCCGATCCTTGGCTTCTGGCTGGTCTATATTTTGACCAGACCCCTTGGTGCCTCGTTCGGCGACCTGATGTCTCAGCCAGCGCAATATGGTGGCCTGGGCCTGGGCACTATCGTGACAAGCGCAATTTTCCTTGCTGCGATCGTGACGATCGTCGCCTTCATGAGCGTGCGGGGCGAAGGCGAAGAACTGGCTGAGATCAACGAGGATGGAAAATTGGGAAAGCCCGGCCAGCGCGAGAGGCTCACGGTTGCCCGAGAAGAGCGCTAAAGCCGCTTGGCAGGGCAGGCACGTTTCATGCGTTCGACCAGTCGCAAATTCACTCCATGCCGTAAAAGGCAATCGGGCAGTATCTCAAGAATGGGAAACTTCGTCGCCGCTGCCTCGATAAATCACCATCGGAGGTGCTGTTCCGGCGGAGGCTTCCGGAACCGCTCTCGCTTGCCGCAATCATGGAAAAATCCAGTAGAGCCAAGACAATGCCCGAGACAGACCTTGCGCGCCTATCCCTGAAAGTCTTCCTCATCAACCTCGATCGCGCCGTCGACCGCATGTCGCACATGCGGGAGATGCTTGATCGCCTTGGTATCCCGTTCGAGCGAGTGGCGGCGGTCGAGGGGCGGGCGATCGTTTTACCCATCAGAGAGTTCGACGAGATTGGATACCGCGTTCTCCACGGCCGGAAACCCAACCCCGCAGAGATCGGCTGCTATCTCAGCCACATCGAATGCGCCCGCCGATTCCTCGAAACGGCAAATGCCTTCGCCCTCATATTGGAAGACGACCTCAAGCTTCCCTTCGATCTCATCAATTTTCTGGAAGGTGCGATCCAGGCGGAAAGCGATTGGGACATTCTGCGCCTGTCGACGGTCAGCAGCGGCAGGAAATACGCTTTCCGTGCCCTGGATGGCCACCGCTGCCTTGCAATCGCTCTCACCAGAGAAAAGGGCTCGGGCGCATATCTGATCAACCGTGCAGCGGCGCGATGGTTTCTCAACGCATTGCTGCCGATGCGGCTTCCCTTCGACCTTGCATTCGATCTGGAATTCCTAGCCGGACTGAAATCCGCTTTCGTGTACCCGCTACCCATCACTCAGGATCTCGAAGTGCCATCGCAGATACAGGGCAATCGCGGAAGCTTTCATCTGTCGCGATGGCGCTATGCGAGCGTCTTGCCCTTCCGTGCTGGGCTGGAAATCGCCCGCGCGCTCATGCGAACGTCCCGGCTGTGTTTCCTCAGGCTACGCCCACCGGCGACGTTCGCACAAGCGGGGCGCAGCCTTGCTCTACTCGGTCAGAAAAATCGTCGAAAGCCGAATGCACGCTGAGCGGCAAATCGCAAAAGCGTAACTGGAGATGGACGAAATGAAGCGTGCGCGGTTTGCGGACGAACAGATCCCCGGAATGCTGAGTGGCCAGCGCGAGAACAATGCCGGCCTTTTCCTTCAGGCGGGATGCCTCACATTCTACGTGAATATGATTTCCTGGCACGTTGTCCCGCGGCCGACGTTGCCGGAGCCGTTACAAGGCGAATGCGCGTACCGATCTTTGGTGAGGTGATTTCAATATGCATGCCATGCAGTCTTGCAATTGCCGAGACGAGACTGAGGCCCAGACCATTGCCGGGAGTATGCCGGCTCTTCTCGGCTCTATAGAAACGGCGGAGCACGGCGTCGGCATCCTCTGAGCGGATTCCCATGCCAGTGTCCTCCACAGTGACCGACACAACGTGGCCATCGCCTTCGACCTCAACGAGCGCTAGTCCGCCCTTTGGCGTGAACTTGATTGCGTTGTCGATCAAGTTGGCTATCGCTTCGAAAATGAGGTTGGGATCACCAGAAATGATGGCTGGCTCGTCGGTGCTCGATTGGTACGAAAGAATGATACCGGCTTCATCGGCGGCAGGCTCGAAGAAATCAACCGCATCGCGTGCAACTGCTTTCAGATCGATGTCTATGAAGCCAGACCGCCTCAGCCCGTCTTCTACCTCCGAAATTCGCAAAAGCGCACCAAACGTCTTGTGGATGCCACGTATTTCGTCGAGCGCTTCATCGATATAGCCGTGATATTCATCGATATTGGTCGCGCGCCGACGTGCACGCTCGAGACTGCCCAGTAGGCGGGTGAGCGGGGTGCGCATATCGTGGGCGATATTGTCGCAAACGCCCTTGACTTCTTGCATCAGGCGCTCGATTTCGTCGAGCATTTCATTGACCACTTCGGCGAGGCGATCGATGTCGCCGCCGGCGCGGCCTGTCGGCAGTCGCTGTTTGAGGTCTCCCTTCATGATTTGCGCGGCCGCATCGGACATGGCGTCCAGCCGACGAACCGCGCCGAAGCCAACAGCAATTGCGCCTGCAAGTCCCAGTATCGCGGTTGTGATCGATGCGAACAGCGTCGCATTTTCGAGGCGTTCGCGAAATTCGCGCTGCTCATGGAGACTTTGCGCGATGAGAATGGAGCTGCCGTCTGCACGGCGATGCAGCAATCCTCTGTAATGATCTTTCTTTGCGGCGCTGCGGTCGGCGAAATCGAAGGGAGTGTCAAAAATAGGTCGTTCTGGAAAGGCCAGGGGGACTCCTGCAACAAGCTTGCCGCTTTGGTCGAAGAGCGAAAAGGGCCGTTCGGTGGTCGTCAAATCCCGGCTTCGGGCGGATAGGCGTGAAACGATCTCGTTGGCGGGTAGGCTTTGAAGCGACTGCATTTCGCGCGTAAGCCATTCATCGCTTCTCTGGTCGAGAAAGCTCTGCATCTGCCAATCGACGAACAGAAACAGCGCACTTGCCGCCGCGCCGAACACAAGCAGGAAGGCAACCGCCAATCGGAAGCCGCTCGTCCTGAAAAGTTCAATCAGTCGCATCGAGAACATAACCTGAGCCACGAAGCGTTCGGATCAGGGGCGCAAGCCCAGGCAGATCCAGCTTCTTACGAAGCTTGCTGATATGCACGTCGATGACATTCGTCGCCTCGCCGTAGCGGTAGTGCCAGACTTCTTCGAACATCATCGTGCGAGTAACGATCTGACCTGAGTGCCGGGCGAGATATTCAAGCAACTGATATTCCCGTGGTAGAAGATCGATTGCGGTACCCGCCCGGCTGGCGGTATGCGTCAGGAGATTGATTTCAAGATCGCCGACTTTGAGAACCGTCTCCTGAGCCGTGTTGGTTCGCCGGCGCATGAGGACATCCAGCCGCGCCGTCAGCTCGAGCGCTTCAAATGGCTTCGTCAGATAGTCGTCGCCTCCAGCCTTGAGACCGCGTACCCGTTCGTCAACCGCTGAAAGCGCGCTCAAAATCAGGACCGGGGTTTGTACCGAAGCTGCCCGCAAGGCAGAGAGCATTGCGAGCCCATCAAGGGTGCCGGGCAGCATGCGATCGAGCACGATGGCGTCAAATGTGCCGGAAATCGCCTTGACCAGCCCATCGCGACCATCGGCCGACTGTGTAACGGTGCAGCCGTGGTCCACAAGTGCCGCCTCGATTTCCGACGCTGTCCCCAGGTCGTCCTCGACCACGAGTATCTTCGACACATTTCCTCCAAGAATGCTGACTAGTTTCCGCGCAATATCTAGATAATCAATGTTGAATATTCGTTCGCCTGAACATGAAATCAATTTCATCTTCGCGAGCGCTTGGAACGACGTGCTGTCTTCAACGAGGATTGAATGCGCCTGCTGGTAGTTGAAGATGATGACCGAAGTGCGGCCTATCTGAAGCGAGGCCTTTCCGAATCCGGGCATATCGTTGATGTCGCAGGCGATGGCGAACTCGGCCTCGTACTTGCAATGGAGCTGATTTACGACGGGCTGGTGGTGGACCGACTTCTGCCCAAGCTTGACGGCATCGAGCTCGTCAGACGCCTTCGCGAGATGAAGGTCAATGTGCCGGTGATCATGGTGAGCGCGCTGGCGAGCTCAATGGATCGTGTGGAGGGATTGCGTGCCGGCTGCGACGACTACCTCGCCAAGCCCTTCTTCTTCTCCGAACTCCTTGCCCGCATCGAGGCCATTACGAAGCACTTCGTAACGGAGGGCTACGAGAACACGCTGGTCGTCGGCGATTTGTCTCTCGATCTTCGGCGGCGAATTGCGCGTAGGAAGGAACGCATCATTGATCTGCAGTTCAGGGAATTCCTCCTTCTGCAGGCTCTTATGCGCAACGCAGGTTCCGTCGTAACCCGTGCGATGCTGCTTGAGGCAGCGTGGGACTATGACTTCGATCCCCGTGGCAACATCGTCGACATGCATGTCCATCGTTTACGCAAGAAGATCGACATGGGCGCAACGACAAGCATGATAATCACAGTTCCAGGCGCCGGGTATCTCATCAAGCCATAATCCGCGGCTTCGGCGAAACATAAAAAATTTTTCATCCTGGCGCGAATTCCCAGCCATTTGCGATCCGCCACATTTGCAAGCATCGCGTGGCGGATGTCCCTTGTCCGTGCGCAATTTTAAACGCTCATGGAGTTTTGCGGTGGATCGTTCCCGTGCAGGGTCAAACAGTTCAGCCAGGTCATTTTATCTTCTGGGGATAGG contains:
- a CDS encoding response regulator transcription factor, with protein sequence MSKILVVEDDLGTASEIEAALVDHGCTVTQSADGRDGLVKAISGTFDAIVLDRMLPGTLDGLAMLSALRAASVQTPVLILSALSAVDERVRGLKAGGDDYLTKPFEALELTARLDVLMRRRTNTAQETVLKVGDLEINLLTHTASRAGTAIDLLPREYQLLEYLARHSGQIVTRTMMFEEVWHYRYGEATNVIDVHISKLRKKLDLPGLAPLIRTLRGSGYVLDATD
- a CDS encoding glycosyltransferase family 25 protein, with amino-acid sequence MEKSSRAKTMPETDLARLSLKVFLINLDRAVDRMSHMREMLDRLGIPFERVAAVEGRAIVLPIREFDEIGYRVLHGRKPNPAEIGCYLSHIECARRFLETANAFALILEDDLKLPFDLINFLEGAIQAESDWDILRLSTVSSGRKYAFRALDGHRCLAIALTREKGSGAYLINRAAARWFLNALLPMRLPFDLAFDLEFLAGLKSAFVYPLPITQDLEVPSQIQGNRGSFHLSRWRYASVLPFRAGLEIARALMRTSRLCFLRLRPPATFAQAGRSLALLGQKNRRKPNAR
- a CDS encoding response regulator transcription factor; protein product: MRLLVVEDDDRSAAYLKRGLSESGHIVDVAGDGELGLVLAMELIYDGLVVDRLLPKLDGIELVRRLREMKVNVPVIMVSALASSMDRVEGLRAGCDDYLAKPFFFSELLARIEAITKHFVTEGYENTLVVGDLSLDLRRRIARRKERIIDLQFREFLLLQALMRNAGSVVTRAMLLEAAWDYDFDPRGNIVDMHVHRLRKKIDMGATTSMIITVPGAGYLIKP
- a CDS encoding membrane protein, with product MSAPIAKAVVYNRVPRVTADFWLIKLMAVTMGETAADYLNVQMGLGLTATSLVMSAILAVALVWQFAQKKYVPAAYWLSVVLISIVGTLITDNLVDNFHVPLLATTIAFSVALALTFLLWFQTERTLSIHSIFTGRREAFYWLAILFTFALGTAAGDLVAEKFALGYLATGILFGMIIASLAIGYFFLGLDPILGFWLVYILTRPLGASFGDLMSQPAQYGGLGLGTIVTSAIFLAAIVTIVAFMSVRGEGEELAEINEDGKLGKPGQRERLTVAREER
- a CDS encoding sensor histidine kinase → MAVAFLLVFGAAASALFLFVDWQMQSFLDQRSDEWLTREMQSLQSLPANEIVSRLSARSRDLTTTERPFSLFDQSGKLVAGVPLAFPERPIFDTPFDFADRSAAKKDHYRGLLHRRADGSSILIAQSLHEQREFRERLENATLFASITTAILGLAGAIAVGFGAVRRLDAMSDAAAQIMKGDLKQRLPTGRAGGDIDRLAEVVNEMLDEIERLMQEVKGVCDNIAHDMRTPLTRLLGSLERARRRATNIDEYHGYIDEALDEIRGIHKTFGALLRISEVEDGLRRSGFIDIDLKAVARDAVDFFEPAADEAGIILSYQSSTDEPAIISGDPNLIFEAIANLIDNAIKFTPKGGLALVEVEGDGHVVSVTVEDTGMGIRSEDADAVLRRFYRAEKSRHTPGNGLGLSLVSAIARLHGMHIEITSPKIGTRIRLVTAPATSAAGQRARKSYSRRM